One genomic window of Camelina sativa cultivar DH55 chromosome 5, Cs, whole genome shotgun sequence includes the following:
- the LOC104787954 gene encoding putative pentatricopeptide repeat-containing protein At1g68930, giving the protein MSMASNYYSAQIKQCIGLGVRNQSRHVKMIHGNILRTLPHPETFLHNNIVHAYAVIRSSTYARRVFDGIPQPNLFSWNNLLLAYSKSGHISEMERTFEKLPDRDGVTWNVLIEGYSLSGLVGSAVKAYKTMLKHFSSNLTRVTLMTMLKLSSSNGNVSLGKQIHIQVIKLGFESYRYVGSPLLDMYAKVGFISDANKVFYGIDNRNTVMYNSLMGGLLACGMIDDALQLFRGMEKDSVSWSAMIKGLVQNGLEKEAIECFREMKIEGLKMDQYPFGSVLPVCGGLGAINEGKQIHACAIRTNLQDHIYVGSALIDMYCKCKSLNYAKNVFDRMKQKNVVSWTAMVVGYGQTGRAEEAVKIFLDMQRSGIDPDHYTLGQAVSACANIASLEEGSQFHGKAVTSGLIQYVTVSNSLVTLYGKCGDIDDSTRLFSEMNVRDEVSWTAMVSAYAQSGRAIEAIQLFDKMVQHGLKPDGVTLTGVISACSRAGLVEKGQRYFELMINEYGIVPSSGHYSCMIDLFSRSGRLEEAMRFISGMPFPPDAIGWTTLLSACRNRGNLGIGKWAAESLIELNPHHPAGYTLLSSLYALKGQWDCVAQLRREMKEKNVRKEPGQSWIKWKGKLHSFSADDESSPYLDQIYAKLEELNQRIIGNGYKPDTSFVHHDVEEAVKIKMLNYHSERLAIAFGLIFVPSGLPIRVGKNLRVCVDCHNATKHISSVTGREILVRDAVRFHRFKDGTCSCGDFW; this is encoded by the coding sequence ATGAGTATGGCGTCGAACTACTACTCTGCTCAGATAAAGCAATGCATTGGGTTGGGAGTTAGAAATCAGAGTCGCCATGTGAAGATGATCCACGGGAATATTCTCAGAACTCTTCCTCATCCAGAGACTTTTTTGCATAACAACATCGTCCACGCGTATGCTGTAATCAGAAGCTCAACTTATGCACGCCGAGTGTTCGATGGAATTCCCCAGCCAAACCTTTTCTCCTGGAACAATCTTCTTTTGGCTTATTCAAAATCTGGGCATATCTCAGAGATGGAACGTACCTTCGAGAAGCTTCCTGATCGTGATGGTGTCACTTGGAACGTTCTCATTGAAGGCTACTCCTTGAGTGGGTTGGTTGGTTCAGCTGTCAAGGCTTATAAAACGATGCTGaaacatttttcttctaatttgaCTAGGGTTACGTTGATGACAATGCTGAAACTTTCTTCTAGCAATGGAAATGTTAGTTTGGGCAAGCAGATTCATATTCAGGTTATCAAACTTGGGTTTGAGTCTTATCGTTATGTTGGGAGCCCATTGTTGGATATGTATGCAAAAGTTGGTTTTATCTCTGATGCAAACAAGGTTTTTTATGGGATAGACAATAGAAATACGGTTATGTACAATTCGTTGATGGGAGGGCTTTTGGCATGTGGGATGATCGATGATGCACTGCAGTTGTTTCGAGGAATGGAGAAAGATTCAGTTTCTTGGTCAGCGATGATTAAAGGTCTTGTTCAAAATGGACTTGAAAAGGAGGCTATTGAATGTTTCAGAGAGATGAAGATAGAAGGCTTGAAGATGGATCAGTATCCTTTTGGAAGTGTACTACCTGTTTGTGGGGGATTAGGAGCAATAAACGAAGGGAAACAAATTCATGCTTGTGCGATCAGGACCAATCTTCAGGATCACATATATGTAGGCAGTGCTCTTATTGACATGTATTGCAAGTGTAAGTCTTTAAATTATGCAAAGAATGTGTTTGATAGAATGAAGCAGAAGAATGTCGTGTCTTGGACAGCGATGGTTGTGGGTTATGGCCAGACTGGGCGTGCTGAAGAGGCTGTTAAAATTTTCCTTGATATGCAAAGAAGTGGAATTGACCCAGATCATTATACTTTGGGACAAGCGGTCAGTGCATGTGCCAACATAGCTAGCTTAGAAGAGGGCTCCCAGTTTCATGGAAAAGCGGTAACGTCTGGCCTAATACAGTATGTCACTGTTTCAAATTCGTTGGTGACTCTGTATGGAAAATGTGGAGATATTGATGATTCTACTAGGCTGTTCAGCGAGATGAATGTCAGGGATGAAGTCTCTTGGACTGCAATGGTTTCCGCGTATGCCCAATCTGGAAGGGCCATTGAGGCTATTCAGTTGTTTGACAAGATGGTACAACATGGACTAAAACCTGATGGAGTGACTTTGACTGGTGTTATTTCAGCTTGCAGTAGGGCAGGATTAGTGGAGAAAGGACAGAGATATTTTGAGTTAATGATAAATGAATATGGAATAGTGCCGAGTAGTGGCCATTATTCTTGCATGATCGATCTCTTTAGTCGATCTGGAAGGTTAGAGGAAGCTATGCGTTTCATAAGTGGGATGCCTTTTCCTCCAGATGCAATTGGTTGGACTACTTTACTCAGCGCATGTAGAAATAGAGGTAACTTGGGAATAGGTAAATGGGCGGCTGAATCGCTCATAGAACTAAATCCTCATCATCCTGCTGGCTATACCCTATTATCAAGCTTATATGCTTTAAAAGGGCAATGGGATTGTGTGGCCCAGTTAAGGCGGGAAATGAAAGAGAAGAACGTGAGAAAAGAACCTGGACAGAGTTGGATAAAATGGAAAGGAAAATTGCACAGTTTCTCGGCTGATGACGAGTCAAGTCCATATTTAGATCAGATATATGCTAAGCTTGAGGAATTGAACCAAAGAATCATAGGTAATGGTTACAAACCAGATACCAGTTTTGTCCACCACGATGTTGAGGAAGCTGTTAAAATAAAGATGCTTAACTATCACAGTGAAAGGCTTGCAATTGCTTTTGGATTGATATTTGTACCCTCAGGCCTACCTATCAGAGTGGGGAAAAATCTTAGAGTGTGTGTGGACTGCCACAATGCTACTAAACATATTTCCAGCGTCACTGGTAGAGAGATACTTGTCAGAGATGCTGTTAGGTTTCACCGTTTTAAAGATGGAACTTGTTCATGCGGAGATTTCTGGTAG